From Primulina tabacum isolate GXHZ01 chromosome 2, ASM2559414v2, whole genome shotgun sequence, one genomic window encodes:
- the LOC142537807 gene encoding protein FAR1-RELATED SEQUENCE 5-like, protein MEENSGDELSYIPQVGDNQKPELGMKFESLEEAFSFYNQYARESGFSARMSNSIKRHTDAIRWSKQSKSEEPVKERARGEIRTGCKSKILVVKEQTGLGWVVSTFIESHNHPLSTPSKVHVLRSHRTVSAAKKSLSQQFAEANVPTCQQMGLFEIESGGPEHVGCTERDIKNYEKTLRDEHKGIDAKTLIDFFLSEKDKSSTFFFDYETDSDNIFIRCFWADPVSRRAYTAFGDVVVFDTTYNTNKYGMIFAPFVGVNHHHQTIVFGCGFLSDEKTDSFVWLLNKFLEAMLKGAPNLIITDQDPAMTKAIGEVFPKTIHRYCLWHLLNKFSDKLNPVTFRDHYQSIKNVIVHSTTSIEFERSWEEVMNCANLVENDWLSLMYELRHKWVPAYFNHVFSAGMSSSQRSESSHAFFKRYVCSNNSLMDFIIRFNKALRHQRHNDLVADHTDMNERPKVKSNWPMELQMVNVYTKNKWLEFQNEISLSHGYYVQQASIGIEFGTAYA, encoded by the exons ATGGAAGAAAACAGCGGCGATGAACTGTCATACATTCCCCAAGTAGGAGACAATCAAAAGCCAGAATTAGGGATGAAATTCGAATCTTTAGAGGAGGCGTTTTCGTTCTACAACCAATACGCACGAGAATCTGGTTTTAGTGCAAGAATGAGcaatagcataaaaa GACATACAGATGCAATCAGATGGAGTAAACAATCAAAAAGTGAAGAACCAGTAAAGGAAAGAGCTCGTGGTGAGATTAGAACTGGATGTAAGTCAAAGATTTTAGTTGTGAAGGAACAAACTGGTCTAGGTTGGGTTGTTAGTACCTTCATAGAAAGTCATAATCATCCACTATCAACTCCTTCAAAGGTGCATGTGTTACGCTCACATCGTACTGTTTCTGCAGCAAAGAAATCACTGAGTCAACAGTTTGCAGAAGCGAATGTACCTACTTGTCAACAAATGGGATTGTTTGAAATAGAGTCTGGAGGGCCTGAACATGTAGGTTGCACAGAAAGAGATATAAAAAACTACGAGAAAACGCTTAGGGATGAGCACAAGGGTATTGATGCCAAAACATTGATTGATTTCTTTCTGTCTGAGAAAGACAAGAGTTCAACTTTCTTTTTTGATTACGAGACTGATTCAGACAATATATTTATTCGGTGTTTTTGGGCGGATCCTGTATCAAGGAGGGCATACACTGCATTTGGTGATGTAGTGGTGTTTGATACAACGTATAACACCAACAAATATGGGATGATTTTTGCACCATTTGTAGGagttaatcatcatcatcagaCCATTGTTTTTGGTTGTGGATTTTTGAGTGATGAGAAAACTGATTCTTTTGTTTGGTTGCTTAATAAATTTCTAGAAGCCATGCTTAAAGGAGCACCAAACTTGATCATAACTGACCAGGATCCTGCTATGACGAAAGCCATAGGCGAAGTTTTCCCTAAAACAATTCATCGATATTGTTTGTGGCACCTTCTAAACAAATTCTCAGATAAATTGAACCCGGTGACTTTCCGTGACCACTATCAAAGCATAAAAAATGTCATTGTACATTCTACGACTTCTATTGAATTTGAGAGATCATGGGAAGAGGTTATGAATTGTGCTAACTTGGTAGAAAATGATTGGCTGTCATTGATGTATGAGTTGCGACATAAGTGGGTGCCGGCATATTTCAACCATGTATTTTCTGCAGGAATGTCAAGTAGTCAGAGGTCTGAAAGTTCACATGCATTTTTCAAGAGGTACGTCTGTAGCAATAACTCATTGATGGATTTTATAATTCGTTTCAATAAGGCACTTCGACACCAAAGACACAATGATTTAGTTGCCGATCATACTGATATGAACGAGCGGCCAAAGGTTAAATCGAACTGGCCAATGGAATTGCAAATGGTGAATGTATACACGAAAAACAAATGGTTGGAGTTTCAAAATGAAATTAGTCTGAGTCATGGTTATTATGTGCAGCAAGCATCTATCGGAATTGAGTTTGGG ACTGCTTACGCATGA